One genomic segment of Danio aesculapii chromosome 15, fDanAes4.1, whole genome shotgun sequence includes these proteins:
- the rilp gene encoding RILP-like protein 1, with the protein METCVIAVEENQNDIVKKTHSCFNRTFSSMTVDDVYEIAKVVGAEVEKLIDSYGKSSVEGLVSHIVKVLELLESFAARNQSHKCKEEELLKAFETLQLQQQKKRHVKECEETSNSAESRDWHLTEKKLKNNLEVLQSQVHQLKEENQELLTRIQCTHSKEDRTQRQEREVMLKLKEVVDKQRDELRAKVQEISSMSKEVEALQEQQERLMKINAELRHKQNIIHTQMKSAVERKADMEADLCEKQKEIQRLNSQLERSSVHTVAETSSSAIDLTDKMIIDLKDPNRPCFTKQEVRDMLFERNELKANLFLVKEELAYYQREILNDERCPGFLLDAVRSAIKKQRTVIKSKMLGIPVSECSTDETDGPLFERSGNEDIDTDSTDSRPQESRIRNLFGFLTRSSLTRNSVSPSSSLPASSSTWEIIDPDEQGVEEETETLSSS; encoded by the exons ATGGAGACTTGCGTGATAGCCGTCGAAGAAAACCAAAACGATATAGTGAAGAAGACACATTCGTGTTTCAACAGGACATTTTCCTCTATGACGGTGGATGATGTGTATGAAATCGCGAAAGTGGTGGGAGCAGAAGTGGAGAAGCTGATCGACAGCTATGGCAAGTCGAGTGTGGAAGGTCTGGTGTCTCACATAGTGAAAGTGCTGGAGCTCCTGGAGAGTTTTGCAGCGAGAAACCAGTCtcataaatgtaaagaagaggaATTATTAAAAGCGTTCGAGACTTTAcagttacagcagcagaagaaacgGCATGTGAAGGAATGCGAAGAGACCAGCAACAGCGCAGAGAGTCGG GACTGGCATCTGACGGAGAAGAAACTGAAGAACAACCTAGAAGTGTTACAGTCCCAGGTGCATCAGCTAAAAGAAGAAAACCAAGAGCTTCTGACTCGCATACAATGCACTCACTCAAAAGAAG ACCGCACACAGCGGCAGGAGCGAGAGGTGATGCTCAAGCTGAAGGAAGTAGTGGATAAGCAGCGTGATGAGTTAAGAGCGAAGGTTCAGGAGATTTCCAGCATGTCCAAGGAGGTGGAAGCG CTCCAGGAGCAGCAGGAGCGACTAATGAAGATAAACGCAGAGCTCAGACACAAGCAGAACATCATACATACACAGATGAAGAGCGCAGTGGAGAGAAAAGCTGACATGGAGGCCGACCTGTGCGAAAAACAGAAAGAGATACAGCGTCTGAACTCACAACTGGAAAGATCCAGTGTACATACTGTTGCTGAAACG AGCAGTTCAGCCATTGACCTTACAGATAAGATGATCATTGACTTGAAGGATCCAAACCGGCCGTGTTTTACTAAGCAGGAAGTACGAGACATGCTTTTTGAGAGGAATGAGCTGAAGGCCAATCTCTTTCTGGTGAAAGAGGAGCTTGCATATTACCAAAG GGAAATCCTGAATGATGAGAGATGTCCAGGGTTTTTACTCGATGCTGTGCGCTCAGCTATAAAAAAGCAGAGAACCGTCATCAAGTCTAAAATGCTCGGCATACCTGTTAGCGAATGTAGCAC AGATGAGACAGACGGGCCTTTGTTTGAGAGGAGTGGAAATGAAGACATTGATACAGACAGCACTGACAGCAGACCGCAAGAGTCACGTATCAGAAACCT ATTTGGTTTCCTCACGCGGTCCAGTCTCACCAGGAACTCCGTTTCCCCGTCATCCAGCCTTCCGGCATCCAGCTCCACATGGGAAATCATTGATCCGGATGAGCAGGGAGTCGAGGAGGAGACAGAAACCCTCAGCTCCTCTTGA
- the scarf1 gene encoding scavenger receptor class F member 1, with the protein MDTFLTSFGLMLMCVQCSAQRLSPTGKNVCLSVRDSSAICCSGWGQSGDECTVPLCEGERGCLQDEVCVYPGLCRCKAGFYGYQCKTPCPPEFWGPDCREFCPCHPHGLCDPVTGVCSCLPNRWGSLCQNSCKCGRHGKCDPVYGNCTCEEGWWTSTCSKACQCHLATSTCDQATGRCICIEGYWGQKCSLPCNCYVSPCQQRTGTCQCLHGWWGLSCDRRCICNLNYADCDVQTGSCLCYPGYKEPFCNELCDSGKYGRGCKNSCGHCEGGRPCSKLDGLCDACEPGWNGTRCDQRCPAGYYGHRCQEVCPYCRNMDPCDPETGACLQCNPGWTGPRCDKPCTDGRYGDGCRFLCKTCNHGHCDHVTGSCICLPGFQGESCNSTCPLNLYGINCSSTCDCGNQACHPATGACPNSSRAGLLAGLLIPLCILILALLFCCCCCGRPVKGKDRVTVGDGSPAVRMKHHVYTVLANMGSAMPCITLWSSGLPRVTVSHHDPELTFNHSFIEQPSSGWVTDSFETDEDGEAVYCEPPREDVLTEAGGELQELNSKCNFFPDPSTFSSEDMSQAFGIPRTSSIAKSKRPSVSFAEGTKFSPKERRSSTQDLQGTARKPKPWGVLMISALQGGQGNQNNETETEKEENNDEENISAEQTASSEIPQNDSERYISGLQRTHLAVPGGRRRTLSNPKKNIQSSDGGQDADSEKLTTVYVTVGKTSKMVKQEPPSEGPVQAMLRRLGSLQRQKDEAAKGKAQAIVKPPRRKLGARASAWEQANESGRSEVVMRKPSRKKHSSLSSPCTVGATDSPQENSAPKRPLSSILKSVPESDPLHSLEVEQDSEETGIQTEHTYETVALPDTVSTSSEIIINDTVMDQAENEPNYENVYLKH; encoded by the exons ATGGACACCTTTCTGACCTCATTTGGACTGATGCTCATGTGTGTCCAGTGCTCAGCTCAGAGACTCTCTCCGACCGGGAAGAACGTCTGCCTCAGTGTCAG GGATTCTTCTGCAATATGTTGTTCTGGATGGGGCCAGAGCGGTGATGAATGCACTGTCC CTCTCTGTGAGGGAGAAAGAGGCTGTCTTCAGGATGAAGTGTGTGTTTACCCTGGACTCTGTCGATGTAAAGCTGGATTTTACGGTTACCAGTGCAAAACTC CTTGTCCTCCTGAGTTTTGGGGGCCAGACTGTCGTGAGTTCTGTCCCTGCCACCCTCATGGTCTCTGTGATCCAGTCACTGGTGTATGCTCATGCCTGCCCAACCGCTGGGGCAGCTTGTGCCAGAACAGCTGTAAATGTGGCCGCCATGGCAAATGTGACCCTGTCTATGGAAACTGCACCTGTGAGGAGGGCTGGTGGACGTCCACTTGCTCCAAAGCCTGTCAGTGCCACCTCGCTACCTCCACCTGTGACCAAGCCACAGGCCGCTGCATTTGCATTGAGGGCTATTGGGGCCAAAAGTGCAGCCTGCCATGCAACTGCTATGTGTCCCCTTGTCAGCAGCGCACTGGGACATGCCAGTGCCTGCATGGCTGGTGGGGCCTGTCCTGTGACCGCCGCTGCATTTGCAATCTTAACTATGCTGACTGTGATGTGCAAACTGGCAGCTGTTTGTGCTACCCAGGTTACAAAGAGCCTTTCTGCAATGAGCTTTGTGACAGTGGAAAATATGGCAGAGGCTGTAAGAACAG CTGTGGACATTGTGAAGGAGGCAGGCCTTGCTCTAAGTTGGATGGCCTGTGTGATGCCTGTGAACCAGGATGGAATGGCACTCGCTGTGATCAACGCTGTCCTGCGGGTTATTATGGCCATCGCTGCCAAGAAGTTTGTCCGTATTGTCGAAACATGGACCCATGTGATCCGGAAACTGGAGCATGTTTGCAATGTAATCCTGGCTGGACTGGACCAAG ATGTGACAAACCCTGCACAGATGGTAGATACGGAGATGGCTGTCGCTTCCTCTGTAAAACTTGCAATCACGGCCACTGCGACCATGTGACAGGAAGTTGCATTTGTCTTCCTGGCTTTCAGGGTGAGAG CTGTAACAGCACATGTCCTCTTAACCTTTATGGCATCAACTGCTCCTCCACATGTGATTGTGGAAATCAAGCCTGCCATCCAGCCACAGGGGCTTGTCCAAACA GTAGCAGAGCAGGTCTTTTAGCAGGGCTTTTGATTCCTCTCTGCATATTAATACTCGCCTTGTtgttctgctgctgctgttgtgggAGGCCAGTCAAAGGAAAGGATAG GGTCACGGTTGGGGATGGCAGTCCTGCAGTCCGTATGAAGCACCATGTTTATACTGTGTTGGCCAACATGGGTTCAGCAATGCCTTGCATCACTCTTTGGTCATCTGGTTTGCCCAGGGTTACTG TCTCGCATCATGATCCTGAGCTCACATTTAACCACAGCTTCATCGAGCAGCCATCATCCGGCTGGGTAACAGATTCATTCGAAACTGATGAGGATGGAGAAGCTGTTTACTGTGAACCACCCAGGGAAG ATGTTCTTACTGAGGCCGGCGGAGAGCTTCAGGAGCTTAACTCCAAGTGTAACTTCTTCCCTGACCCGTCAACCTTCAGCAGCGAGGACATGTCACAAGCTTTTGGCATCCCTCGTACCTCCAGCATCGCCAAATCCAAACGTCCTTCGGTTTCATTCGCAGAGGGTACAAAGTTCAGCCCAAAAGAGCGTCGCAGTTCAACCCAAGATCTGCAAGGGACTGCTCGAAAACCCAAACCCTGGGGCGTCCTGATGATCTCCGCACTGCAAGGAGGACAGGGAAACCAGAATAACGAAACAGAAACAGAGAAAGAAGAAAACAACGATGAGGAAAACATCTCTGCTGAGCAAACAGCTTCCTCTGAAATACCACAAAATGATTCGGAAAGATATATTTCGGGCCTGCAGAGAACTCACCTCGCTGTACCTGGTGGAAGACGACGCACTCTTTCTAACCCCAAAAAGAACATCCAATCATCTGATGGGGGCCAGGACGCAGATTCAGAGAAGTTAACAACAGTATACGTTACTGTAGGTAAGACCTCCAAAATGGTCAAGCAAGAGCCTCCTTCAGAAGGGCCAGTTCAGGCCATGCTGCGCAGACTAGGAAGCCTCCAGAGGCAAAAAGACGAAGCTGCTAAAGGGAAGGCCCAAGCGATTGTTAAGCCTCCACGGAGGAAACTAGGAGCCCGAGCCAGCGCGTGGGAGCAAGCGAACGAGTCAGGCCGATCAGAAGTGGTCATGAGGAAGCCTAGTCGTAAAAAGCACAGCTCTCTCAGCTCTCCGTGCACAGTTGGGGCAACAGACTCTCCTCAGGAGAACAGTGCCCCCAAGAGGCCACTGTCCTCCATTTTAAAAAGCGTTCCTGAGAGTGATCCGCTTCATAGTTTAGAGGTGGAACAGGACAGTGAGGAGACTGGCATACAGACTGAGCATACTTATGAGACTGTGGCTCTGCCTGACACGGTCTCCACCTCTTCAGAGATTATTATTAATGACACAGTTATGGACCAAGCAGAAAATGAGCCCAATTATGAGaatgtttatttaaagcattGA